The DNA region TCATTTTTTCAAGTTTGGATCTgaatattatagaaaaataagaaaactcTATCCCACTTATCCATTCATTTTTGGATTCCGCTGACATAATAATACTCCATCTGCTCAGGTAAGAATAGCTTAGCAGTCTCAGTAAATCGTAAACACACGAGAGTGTAAATACATAGCAATTACCAGGAACATGGATAGCATTCACATACATGTTCATTTACTTAGCGAACATTCACATAATCAAAATGCAGATTGAAAAATTCACATTCTTGTGACTAAGTTTAGAGCTGAGAAAAAGAATCCTTTGCTTTTCTAAGCTCAATTGCAAATTCATGCCAAAACATTTTAACAACCATAAATACATCAACTTACTCGATTTCACAAACATGAATGTTTTTGACAACAATATAAGAGCCTCTTCTTACCAACGGAATGTGAAACATCGACAAAGCAGTATCCACTGTGAATAAACTTGATGAACAGTTGAATACATTCCAAAAACAGATCTGGTACCATCTTTATTGAACCTTAGCCATCAAATGTGCGTGCTCATGGAAGTCGTCTAGGACGGGGCAATAGCGATTGGATCATCTTCTTTCTAGGACCCTGAAAGAGAATAGTCGCATTGATCATTTACCAAGGAAGCCCAACCATAGCAAATGCATCTGTTGTAAGAGATAAGCATATAATGAAAAGAGAGTGGAATGCTAGTTTATTTTAAGGgattctccttctccttcttctcctTCCCAGTCCCTATTCCCCTTAATCCTGTAGTCCTAACGCCATTTTGAATCCGACAGTCTACAGACAGCTTTCAATAAACATAAATCAAAACAGAATCATCACCCACAATATGCATCTCgattttaaagaagaaaatcaATATATAGCAAAGAACATCTAAAACTTAGGTATGTATTATTCAAAAACCACAAATTTATAACCAATTCAGATTATTCTTGTGAATGACCTTTACTTCGATGGGTCAAAgatttatatttctttggttttgaaTCATAATGGACTATTAGtaaaataactcattaaatcatatgcATTTCTTATTaatgtgaagttgcacataatatttaatagcaagggtcaatcggaaacaatctATTTGTTAGTGTTATCCCTAACAAgagtaaggttgcatacattcGGCCCCCTAAAACCCAACCTAAGTGATAGCCATTATTGGTGTAATGGAATGCTATATAATCCGTTAAACGAAAGAAATCCAGTCTGTTAAAATTAAAGCTATAAAAATGTTAGCCTTCACAGCCTGTGTTGCAGATTCATGAAACAGCATCTTTTCCAACTCCATGAAAGGCATTTAAAAATTGCAAAAACGAGAAGAGGGAAAATAAGAGCGGAAGTATAGAgaataaaagaaattaagatgtATATCTGAAGAAAATTCCATATCTTAAAGACACAAACAACCGattttaaaactcaaaaattCAACATTTGGTGACTTTACTGGAGAGCAACAAACCTGGTGACAAACAATACTATACaccaaaaagaaaagaaaacttaAGATAAAGATACCAATACACAGTTGATTATCTGAgagaatcaaaataaaaataaattgctCATAAGCGCCATTGTCAAGTGTGATGGAGTAGAAACCTGACATGACTTTGAGTCATGTATGGCTAGTTAGGGTAATTTGGTAATTTGTGGGGGCTGTTAGTTTAGTTCCTAAATAAAGGGTGTCTCTGTGTATTGTATTTGTAGGTAATTAAGATCATTAGTGGATGGCGAATTATTGTAATGAGTTTTTAACTATTAGGAGTAAGCAAGCCTCTCAAAAGCTTTGTAACACATTTCTCATCTTTCCATTAATCTCTGTTTTCTTACCCTTTACTGTCCGTATTTTGTACTTTCAAACCTTCTCAATTTCATGACCATCTCTCTCAGATCatatcaattggtatcagagccgactCGGAGTGGCAACCTAGGTTAAGCCAATCGTGGCCAACTAGAAATGTTGGAGATTATGAGGGTTTGAATGTAGTAGAATGGATTTGATGCCATTACAAGGTTATGGAACTTTGTCCCACATCGATTGTATGGGCAACCAATGTGGGGTTTATAGGCTTAATGAGCTCTCTCAACTACTAGGCTAGTCTTTTAGGTGGGTTATCTTGTTTATTCTCAAACAAAACTTCAGTAAATTGCAAGGTCTAGATCAAGAGACAGCTCACATAATGATATTGATATAGTAATAAATGGAAACCTTTTGCGATATGCTTATAaagcaaaagagaaaaaaaagaggGAACTTTAAAAACTTACCATAGGTATGCCCAACTCTTTCAGGTCACTGTCACCTAATTGCTTCAATGAATTCATGTCTATCTGTTCATggccaaatttttttaaaaaaaaaataataattagcaAACGAAATCCACACATCAAGAAATAAAAACTTGAATAACCCATCATAAAAAAATCCTTTGCTGCGTGCAAAGTCAAGCAGCACAGTATGACATATTACTCAAACATAAACAAAGGATCAAGTACAGCGGCCAGCGGTGAAGGTGCACATTTATTATCTAAATTCTGCCTGCTTCTGATCGAATACGATATAATTCTCCAAACACAAACCCAAAGAACATGATTCAATGAGTAATTTAACTGTAGTCTATATAATCCAAACCCAAAGAACTATAGATCTTAGGACCTATCAAAATAAGGGACGTTAAATAATgcactaataataaaaaataaaaaaaccaagTCCTGTATGAGAGCGTCCATACAATCAAcctatttctttaattgatcaatttaagattgtaaataattactttaaagttacaagtaattactttaaaactaaaaaaagtgattatttttcaaattttaagtgatcacttcAAAGTTATAATTGGTCACgttaaaattgtaagtaatcactttaagattataagtgatcaatttaaaactATGAAAAATGATCACTCTAAAACAGTACGTAATTACCTTATGGTTATAATTGGttactttaagattatatgagattactttaaggttataagtgatcactttaagattgtaagtgtaCATTAGAGATGGTTTCATCGGAAAACCGTCTCATTGGAGATTTTGTGttagaaaaataaaagcacAAAAGCACAAATTGTTAACAATTACAAAAGAGAATAAAAAGTGCctaggaaaaaaaatgaagccAAGATAATGACAGCACATTTAAGTTACGATAGAAGCTATTTTGATATATTTGCAGGCCACATGCATCATTATTCAAGTTCAATTTCAAGACTAGAGAAGCAGATCAGTctgaataaaaaacaatactctTATGACTAAATACTCTTAAAATTCTGCATTTCTGCTTAAATGCTAATAAGATGGACTGGAGCATTTATGAAATGATGACCGGCGGACTTGCAAATAACCTAAAAATGCAAGAATATTTGTGGCGTGAAAGATTCCTTGAAGGGCGACTATGTGGGCTGTACTCCTTATTTGGGTGCTAGCCTAGCTAAGTAGCACATTTCAAATGGCTATAAGTGGTTCTCCTTGCTGCTACAAGTGAGTTTGGCATCAGTcttcgtaattatattttctgatttaGTTAACTGCGATAAACTTTAGATAGATTCAATTAGAAAATTGTCCACTGCGTGCAAGGTATTGTGAAAAGAATCCAGCAGCGGTGGAACATCATTGAAAGGTCATATTATCACATTATTTGTAGAACTAGATTTAAAATGCTAACTTGAGTGGTGTAAGATAAGGCTTCGTATAAAACTTCAATGTTATGCAGGATTTTCAGTTATCATTCCTTGGTCTATATAAGGCTCCAGGAGGCACTTCATAGAAATTAATTGCAATCACGCGTGTTTTAGTGTTTAGTTTTCGTGCAACTGATATTATCATTTCTTATATATAAGAAAGAACAGGTATCACTCCTCCTATATCCTTGTGTGGAATCAACAAAGTCCAAATTACAGTCTTTCACAAGTGGAAAACAGACCTCCTCAGCCTTGAAAGTGATGATATATTTTTCCAGCCCCAGAGACCGCAACCAACTTTCCACTGAGAGATGTTCATCACTCTGCAAAGGTTAAGATAGGAAATAACAAAGATTAGAAATAAACAGCCAGAAGTTTGAACAAGACGCTATCAAAATAGTGGAATATCCCATCATGGTAGCAACTAAATATGGTCGTAGATGCAAGTAACATAATGGAACAAAACAATATGCCAGTTATCAGCaacatataatcaaatcaagataACAAACAGGTCAAATAAACCCCTCGGTAAAGCACAATTGAAAAAAGAATTGTCAATCGAATTCTCCATAAGCTAGgccatgataaaaaaaattcgaTTACCACCAAAAAAGCTTTGACTAACCTTGATAGCTTCTACAATTACTACACATGGAATAATTAGAAAATGCACAAAATCACATTTGTTGAACAACGTTCCTTGCTATTTTGTCACAATGATTACTTTGAATCCATTCCAATGAGCACCCAAAAGGAGCATTAAAATTCATTATTAAGCAATCAAATAAACCTACAACTATCAAAAAATTTTGCATTATTCAGAATCATTTAACAGCATTTCAGACATTTAATTACGTAAAATAAAACTCACTAGTAAAGCCCCAATGTGTCCGGCAAACAACAGCGTAGTAGATATACAGCTCCATAAAATAAGGTATTTCAAAGgaagtcaatgaagaatgtgaCACGTACCATAGATGGGATCTTACGAACAAGTCCACTTGCTTGTGGATAATGTGGAGAAAGCGGTACAGCAGACTTCACAGGACCAGAAGGTAGAGAAGATTTAGTGAGAAAGGGTGACGAAATGACAGGTCTTGTTGGACTACTTCTAATGCATGAAGCTGGCCTGCCATCGTCATACACCCTGATTGACCTTCTCTGCAAATCTTCCCTACTTCTTTCAGGAGAGATTCCCCGAGGTGCAGAAGAGCGATAAAGCCTTTCCGGAGATCTTCGTCTCAAATTATCCAAAGTCCACGAAGAACAAGGTCGAGTAGGCTCCATCACAGACAAGTCACTTGGGTTTCTTGAGGAAGGATATCTCCCTAATATACTGATATTTCTCGATTCAAGTAAAGGTTGCCTTACTATCCCAGCATCTCTAGATGGGACCAAAGAATGCCGTGTAGTTAGAGTAGATTCAGGAGAACGCACTGCTTTGATGTTTACAGAAGTCATAGAGTTCCTACTCAACAGTTTATCACGGAGATCAAGGTTTCCATGTGACACACTATTCTGAGGTTTCTGAGACGTGCTTTTTTGCATCAATTTAAAACGAAGATCACCTTTATGAAGATGCATATCTTTCGTGTTCCAAAAGCAACATGGTCAGTAACAGGAAAATAAGCTCTACAATAGAGAAAAGTATAACACTGCAATGCTCATAAAAGCGAATTACCATTTACGCTACTTGTGCCAAAACCCTCCCCACGTTGCCTGTGTAAGATAAACAACGGATATTAAACCTTGGCAATCAAACCACAAACCCAATTATACTACCAACATTTTTTATATCCCTgtttaaaaatttaacattgTAATCAGTGCAAGCGCTTAAAACCAGATATAGACGAAAGCAACAAAAAATTGAAGCAATAGGATCTCCCCAACAACGGATGCCATAGCTAATCAAATGAGTTAATAGGAAACTAGGCAAAAGAACGCACCGCTTGTTGTTCGGATGATTTCTATCATCAAAATAACCACCCAATCTATCTCTGACGGAACGTTTGCTTCCTGGCCTTGGACCATCATTTCGGAAACCCTCATCTGATAATCCACCTGCCCTCTTCACCACCTACATTCAATAATCATTCACTCATCTTCATTAAACATAAGATATATCATCCCTGCAAATACAACAGAGCACACCACGGTCCACAAAGAGGAATCAGAATATACCCTAATTtccattttcttaaaaattctcTACCTCCTAAATCTCTTAAACCCATATATAGCACATCTAGTTTGATTGATAACATCCCCAGGACGAAGTACTTCGATCGATAATGTAGTGCACCCACTCTATTATAATTATCAGGTCTTGCTTTTTCCAATCCCTCACTGATTCAGTGCAAAATATCTTCCAATTTCTATATTCGTCAACAAATCCAtcctctttgttttttttagataACCCAAGCATTTCATTTCTCATTTTACAAGCAACATAACTTTTAAGAACTATTAGCAGCCAGCagtaaaatatccaaaataattatttcactGATTATTTAATCACTtcatttttccttcaaaaatgCTGAAGTCATAGCATAATCATATAAAAATCAAggcaaaaataaattattacaaaaaaaataagggGAAAAACTATAACCCTAATTTTATAGGTGGAGAAGAAAGTATACCCGACCACTACGACCAAGAGTAACCGTAAAACCAGGTCTCGAACTGTCCGACATCAGAAAAAACTCTTGTTGAAACCGAAATTGTTGTGCTATTGAATATTTGCGCTATCGGATTCGCGTAAATTAGGGTTTGCGAATAAGTTAAACATCAACGTATTTGAATAACGAAAATGATGAAAGCTGGAAATGGTTCCAAAATGAAGAAGCACAAGGTTGATTCACTTGAACCGTTGAGTCTTCTTCAATGAATGTCGATTtcgaaattagggttttaattttccttttcttttttgtttttttaagagGAAAAACGATTGTCGAGTCCTGGAGAGTGGAGGGAGGAGGTATTGAATGGGCTTTGCATTTTGATGGTTTTTTTggtgaaattttgaaaaaaataagataattaaacaacttattttttagaataagctccgtgaaaacttaattcttaaaataagcgtccgtacattcaAACTTAGGTTTGgcaagagtcgctgttagtaacagcgaaagagaaaaaaaaaattaaaagcccaaagtcgctgttactaacagcgacttaaaaaaataaataaataaataatttttttttaagtagctgttagtaactgcgacttaatgcgttttaagttttcagttctcagttacttccttATTCCAGCTGACGAGGTGAAGGAGTtaccagttaaccttaaagtcaacagcgactttggccttttaattttttatttttttttactttcgctgttagtaacagcgatttaaaccgaggctaggcttggatgtacggacgcttattttggaaaataagttttcacggagcttatttttggaattaagttgttaaataatcttattttattcaaattttctcttTTGGTATTATAAGTTCAGGCCCGAGAAACCGTCTATTGTATAGACGCCTCTTAAAAAAGCTCATCCCATATt from Amaranthus tricolor cultivar Red isolate AtriRed21 chromosome 3, ASM2621246v1, whole genome shotgun sequence includes:
- the LOC130807596 gene encoding uncharacterized protein LOC130807596 isoform X1, producing MSDSSRPGFTVTLGRSGRVVKRAGGLSDEGFRNDGPRPGSKRSVRDRLGGYFDDRNHPNNKRQRGEGFGTSSVNDMHLHKGDLRFKLMQKSTSQKPQNSVSHGNLDLRDKLLSRNSMTSVNIKAVRSPESTLTTRHSLVPSRDAGIVRQPLLESRNISILGRYPSSRNPSDLSVMEPTRPCSSWTLDNLRRRSPERLYRSSAPRGISPERSREDLQRRSIRVYDDGRPASCIRSSPTRPVISSPFLTKSSLPSGPVKSAVPLSPHYPQASGLVRKIPSMSDEHLSVESWLRSLGLEKYIITFKAEEIDMNSLKQLGDSDLKELGIPMGPRKKMIQSLLPRPRRLP
- the LOC130807596 gene encoding uncharacterized protein LOC130807596 isoform X2; the protein is MSDSSRPGFTVTLGRSGRVVKRAGGLSDEGFRNDGPRPGSKRSVRDRLGGYFDDRNHPNNKRQRGEGFGTSSVNDMHLHKGDLRFKLMQKSTSQKPQNSVSHGNLDLRDKLLSRNSMTSVNIKAVRSPESTLTTRHSLVPSRDAGIVRQPLLESRNISILGRYPSSRNPSDLSVMEPTRPCSSWTLDNLRRRSPERLYRSSAPRGISPERSREDLQRRSIRVYDDGRPASCIRSSPTRPVISSPFLTKSSLPSGPVKSAVPLSPHYPQASGLVRKIPSMSDEHLSVESWLRSLGLEKYIITFKAEEIDMNSLKQLGDSDLKELGIPMTVGFKMALGLQD